A genomic region of Gossypium hirsutum isolate 1008001.06 chromosome D01, Gossypium_hirsutum_v2.1, whole genome shotgun sequence contains the following coding sequences:
- the LOC107921425 gene encoding mechanosensitive ion channel protein 8, giving the protein MSKWKLKIFASANNNNLNDDNEELPILYDFDCHEEELIISAMDGDTRKSPVNPVETAESRTGKDSNLETDSFRHSNYEFWSDREEIKDGGEDNFDYKQRWQPGEESSSWKIMNDHFLKKTSNTNEIALEMGLDVDDIKRDPSVMSRDSRRVSFEAAVPSFQYQSQHQEGINDRAYELSRGMSNASALSGLLSKVSCTKSRLIDRPPEEVQMMSDLLSKSGPIMSGLLGKGSEGEEEDDPFADEDVPDEFRRANLNALTLLQWLSLVLIVAALVCSLWIPSLKTMDLWELRLWKWLVFLLVLICGRLVSGWGIRLIVFFIEMNFFLRKRMLYFVYGVRKPVQNCLWLTLVLLTWHFLFDNKVERENDFLIYVTKILVCFLVSTCLWLLKTLLVKVMASLFHVSTYFDRILHTLFNQYVIELLSGPPIIENQRMEEERERIAAEISRLQTAGAKVPSDLHEDAFPTQRTSEKLRKTFTRLKTFSSAPSPKKGGNGIALEHLHKLNHRNISAWNMKRLMKMVRYGTLTTLDEQIMQDDSVKQIRSEHEATLAAKKIFQNVAHRGSKFIYVEDLMRFMREDEAFRTMATFEGAYEMRRISKSSLKNWMLNAYRERKALALTLNDTKTAVKQLHHMVNVITIIIIVVIWLVILEIASSRVIVLFSSQLVVAAFIFGNTCKTIFESIVFLFIIHPFDVGDRCEINGVQLVVEEMNILTTVFLRFDNLKLVFPNSVLSTMPIGNFYRSPDMGDAIDFLIHSGTPVEKIALMKQRIVSYIVNRKEHWCSDPMIVLKEFEQFNQIKMAVWVTHKMNYQDIGERWERRSRLAEEIVNILKELDLQYRLLPIDINVCTLPSVHSTRFPSTWNTAETSTE; this is encoded by the exons ATGTCGAAATGGAAATTGAAAATCTTCGCGTCGGCTAACAATAACAACCTTAACGACGACAACGAAGAGCTTCCGATTCTATACGATTTCGATTGTCACGAAGAAGAGCTGATAATAAGCGCCATGGATGGTGATACTAGAAAATCCCCTGTAAATCCCGTCGAAACTGCAGAATCCAGGACAGGCAAAGACTCAAACCTTGAAACCGACAGTTTTAGGCACTCCAACTATGAGTTTTGGAGCGATAGAGAAGAGATCAAAGATGGTGGTGAAGATAATTTCGATTACAAGCAACGATGGCAACCGGGCGAAGAATCATCGTCTTGGAAGATAATGAATGATCATTTCTTGAAAAAAACAAGCAACACCAACGAGATTGCGTTAGAGATGGGGTTAGATGTTGATGATATTAAACGGGATCCCTCGGTTATGTCTCGAGACTCTAGAAGGGTTTCTTTCGAAGCAGCGGTCCCGAGTTTTCAGTACCAATCGCAGCATCAAGAAGGAATAAATGATCGAGCCTACGAACTCTCGAGAGGAATGTCGAACGCATCGGCTCTGTCGGGTTTGCTATCGAAAGTGAGTTGCACCAAGTCAAGGCTTATAGATAGGCCACCAGAAGAGGTGCAAATGATGTCGGATTTGTTATCCAAATCGGGTCCGATTATGTCCGGATTGTTAGGCAAAGGTTCGGAAGGTGAAGAAGAAGATGACCCATTTGCAGATGAAGATGTGCCTGATGAGTTTAGGAGAGCTAATCTCAATGCACTCACTTTGCTTCAATGGTTGAGCCTCGTCTTGATTGTAGCTGCTTTGGTTTGTAGTTTATGGATTCCTTCTTTGAAAACCATGGACCTATGGGAGCTTAGGCTATGGAAATGGCTAGTGTTCTTGCTGGTTTTGATATGTGGGAGATTGGTGTCTGGATGGGGTATCAGATTGATTGTGTTCTTCATTGAAATGAACTTCTTTTTAAGGAAAAGGATGTTGTATTTCGTTTATGGTGTAAGAAAACCAGTCCAGAATTGCCTATGGTTAACTTTAGTGCTATTGACATGGCATTTCTTGTTTGACAATAAAGTTGAGAGGGAAAACGATTTTCTAATTTACGTGACCAAAATCCTAGTTTGTTTCTTGGTGAGTACGTGTCTATGGTTACTCAAGACATTACTAGTCAAAGTAATGGCTTCATTATTTCATGTGAGCACTTATTTCGATAGGATACTACACACATTATTCAACCAATATGTGATCGAATTACTCTCTGGTCCTCCAATAATTGAAAACCAAAGGATGGAAGAAGAAAGGGAAAGGATTGCGGCCGAGATCAGTCGGTTGCAGACAGCCGGTGCAAAAGTGCCTTCGGATCTTCACGAAGATGCCTTTCCCACACAAAGGACTAGTGAGAAGTTGAGAAAAACATTCACCAGGCTAAAAACGTTTTCTTCGGCACCTTCACCGAAGAAAGGGGGTAATGGGATTGCGTTAGAACACTTACATAAGCTCAACCATAGGAACATTTCGGCTTGGAACATGAAGAGATTGATGAAGATGGTCCGATATGGGACATTGACTACATTGGATGAGCAGATAATGCAGGATGATTCTGTGAAACAGATCAGAAGTGAACACGAAGCAACCCTTGCTGCTAAGAAGATTTTCCAAAATGTGGCTCACCGTGGTTCCAA ATTTATCTACGTGGAGGATTTAATGCGGTTTATGCGAGAAGATGAGGCTTTTAGAACAATGGCTACCTTTGAAGGTGCTTATGAGATGAGGAGGATTAGCAAATCATCCTTGAAGAATTGGATG CTGAACGCGTATAGAGAAAGAAAAGCTCTGGCCTTGACCCTAAACGACACAAAGACGGCAGTAAAACAGCTTCACCACATGGTAAACGTGATTACCATAATCATCATAGTTGTCATCTGGCTTGTCATTCTGGAGATTGCTTCCTCAAGGGTTATAGTACTCTTCAGCTCCCAGCTGGTCGTTGCCGCCTTCATCTTCGGCAACACCTGTAAAACCATCTTCGAATCTATTGTCTTCTTGTTCATCATTCACCCTTTCGATGTTGGAGACCGCTGCGAGATCAATGGAGTGCAG TTAGTGGTGGAAGAGATGAACATTCTTACTACAGTTTTCTTGAGATTCGACAACTTGAAACTGGTGTTTCCCAACAGTGTTCTTTCAACGATGCCGATCGGTAACTTTTATCGTAGTCCAGATATGGGTGATGCAATCGATTTCTTAATCCATAGTGGTACACCAGTCGAGAAGATTGCTCTCATGAAGCAACGAATAGTAag TTACATCGTGAACCGGAAAGAACACTGGTGTTCTGATCCGATGATTGTGTTAAAAGAATTTgaacaatttaaccaaataaaaatgGCGGTTTGGGTAACTCATAAAATGAACTACCAAGACATTGGAGAGAGGTGGGAAAGGAGGTCTCGATTGGCTGAAGAGATAGTGAACATCCTCAAAGAACTTGACCTGCAATACCGTTTGCTGCCCATTGACATCAATGTCTGCACCTTGCCTTCCGTCCACTCCACTCGTTTTCCTTCCACATGGAATACTGCAGAAACTTCGACCGAGTAG